From a region of the Poecile atricapillus isolate bPoeAtr1 chromosome 4, bPoeAtr1.hap1, whole genome shotgun sequence genome:
- the LOC131578406 gene encoding extracellular matrix organizing protein FRAS1-like yields MEHHSLPEVRSSLRTPEHLGGIEFDLQLLWSAQTFDSPYQLWRATSSYNRKDYSGEYTMFLIPCTVQPTQLWAEPGAKPLPCTAHAPERFLILITFQQTSHPVPVVYSLNTEFQICNDEKVFLMDPTKSERSDPVRARALAPGTKPQRRLQAAAGEGQPVHRQGWLRALLQPHGYCLQRGAPVRLHPAQQVPETPIPPAGPKPARSEG; encoded by the exons ATGGAGCACCACAGCCTGCCAGAGGTCAGGTCCTCTTTGAGAACTCCAGAGCACCTGGGAGGCATCGAATttgacctgcagctgctgtggagtgCTCAGACTTTTGATTCTCCCTACCAGCTCTGGAGAGCAACCAGCTCCTACAacag GAAGGATTACTCTGGAGAATACACCATGTTCCTGATCCCCTGCACGGTGCAGCCCACgcagctgtgggcagagcctggagccaagcccctgccctgcacGGCTCACGCTCCGGAGCG GTTTTTGATCCTGATCACCTTCCAGCAGACAAGCCACCCAGTTCCAGTTGTTTACTCCCTGAACACAGAGTTTCAGATCTGTAACGACGAGAAGGTTTTTCTAATGGACCCCACCAAATCTGAAAG GTCAGATCCTGTACGGGCGCGTGCTCTGGCACCCGGAACAAAACCTCAACGCCGCTTacaagctgcagctggagaaggtcaACCTGTGCACAGGCAGGGGTGGCTACGTGCCCTTCTTCAACCCCACGGGTACTGTCTACAACGAGGGGCCCCAGTACGGCTGCATCCAGCCCAACAAGTACCTGAAACACCGATTCCTCCTGCTG GGCCGAAACCAGCCAGAAGTGAGGGATAA
- the FGF5 gene encoding fibroblast growth factor 5, with translation MSPSFLLLLLLLALPARARRELLPGGAQRARNAPASSSSSSSSPAAAGPSRFPRSRPDRRRGRLYCRVGIGFHLQLHPDGRVDGAHDASPLSILEIFAVSQGIVGIRGVFSNKFLAMSKKGKLHASARFTVDCHFRERFQENSYNTYASAVHRSPRSGRQWYVALNKRGKAKRGCSPRARPQHVSTHFLPRFWQPQPPELAFTVALPEKKPPPPKPAPSPPRKNPGPVKYRLKFRFG, from the exons ATGAGCCcgtccttcctcctcctcctcctcctcctcgccctGCCCGCCCGCGCCCGGCGAGAGCTGCTGCCCGGCGGGGCTCAGCGGGCCCGCAACGCCCCCGcgtcttcctcctcctcttcctcctccccggcagcggcggggccgagccgcTTCCCGCGGAGCCGCCCGGAtcggcggcggggccggctcTACTGCCGGGTGGGCATCGGCTTCCACCTCCAGTTGCACCCCGACGGCCGCGTGGACGGAGCCCACGACGCGAGTCCGCTCA gtattttggaaatatttgctGTGTCTCAGGGGATTGTAGGAATACGAGGAGTTTTCAGCAACAAATTTTTAGCGAtgtcaaaaaaaggaaaactccaTGCAAGT GCTCGCTTCACTGTGGACTGCCATTTCCGAGAGCGCTTCCAGGAGAACAGCTACAACACCTACGCCTCGGCCGTGCACCGCAGCCCCCGCTCGGGCCGCCAGTGGTACGTGGCCCTCAACAAGCGGGGCAAAGCCAAGCGGGGCTGCAGCCCCCGAGCCCGGCCCCAGCACGTCTCCACGCATTTCCTGCCCCGCTTCTGGCAGCCGCAGCCCCCCGAGCTCGCCTTCACCGTCGCTCTCCCCGAGAAGAAGCCCCCGCCGCCCAAGCCCGCCCCGTCCCCGCCTCGGAAGAACCCCGGCCCCGTCAAGTACCGGCTGAAATTCCGCTTTGGGTAG
- the LOC131578640 gene encoding uncharacterized protein LOC131578640, whose protein sequence is MGGTGQTALPPFSRTRQSPGSPQRGRERIRIPGGFPGPPRQQPERETRVPSAARGWRSGGTGPGALRGCGTGPAQAGAPRPHRDPQRSRSRNRPPAAMPSPLPIPIPVLIPVPIRIPGPIRPTRERQHRPGPQGGHRQDPNPPSQLRLRAPSPAFDPVPSRSPAAARRARSGARREQPPGRGSPNAERESRASGAGGGAA, encoded by the exons ATGGGAGGCACCGGGCAAACAGCGCTGCCGCCGTTCTCCCGGACCCGGCAGAGCCCCGGCTCCccgcagcggggccgggagcgtATCCGGATCCCCGGCGGGTTCCCGGGCCCGCCACGGCAGCAGCCGGAGAGGGAGACGCGGGTGCCCAGCGCGGCTCGGGGCTGGCGGAGCGGGGGAACCGGGCCGGGAGCGCtccggggctgcgggaccggCCCTGCCCAGGCGGGGGCGCCGCGTCCGCACCGGGACCCACAGCGCTCCCGCAGCCGGAACCGCCCTCCCGCGGCGATGCCGAGCCCGCtaccgatcccgatcccggtaCTGATCCCGGTACCGATCCGGATCCCGGGCCCGATCCGCCCGACCCGGGAGAGGCAGCACCGCCCGGGACCCCAgggcggacaccggcaggacccgaaccccccatcccagctccggTTGCGGGCTCCGTCACCCGCTTTCG ACCCCGTCCCGAGCCGCAGCCCCGCCGCAGCGCGCAGGGCTCGGAGCGGagcccgccgggagcagcccccgggccggggctcgcCCAACGCCGAGCGAGAGTCGCGGGCCAgcggcgcggggggcggggccgcatga